In one Thioclava sp. ES.031 genomic region, the following are encoded:
- the pal gene encoding peptidoglycan-associated lipoprotein Pal, producing MNFAVKAVLAISMLGLAACSNPDQYGSGATGPGGALGPGGAGGITQGGINDPNSPAYFSQTIGDMVHFQVDQSTLTDTARGILSQQASWLVSHPGYTAIIEGHADEQGTREYNLALGARRASAVQEYLISQGVAGNRLRTVSYGKERPLAICSTEECYKKNRRAVTVISQSAVGS from the coding sequence ATGAATTTTGCAGTGAAGGCCGTTCTGGCCATCTCGATGCTGGGCCTCGCGGCCTGTTCGAACCCCGATCAATACGGCTCCGGTGCGACCGGCCCCGGCGGCGCGCTCGGCCCGGGCGGTGCAGGCGGTATCACCCAGGGCGGGATCAACGATCCGAACTCGCCGGCCTATTTCAGCCAGACCATCGGCGACATGGTGCATTTCCAGGTTGACCAATCGACCCTGACCGACACCGCGCGCGGCATCCTGTCCCAGCAGGCAAGCTGGCTGGTGAGCCACCCGGGCTACACTGCGATCATCGAAGGCCATGCCGACGAGCAGGGCACCCGCGAATACAACCTCGCGCTCGGCGCACGCCGTGCCTCGGCCGTGCAGGAATACCTGATCAGCCAAGGTGTGGCCGGCAACCGCCTGCGCACCGTCTCCTACGGCAAGGAACGCCCGCTGGCGATCTGCTCCACCGAAGAGTGCTACAAGAAGAACCGTCGCGCCGTGACGGTGATCTCGCAATCGGCGGTCGGGAGCTGA
- a CDS encoding cell envelope biogenesis protein TolA, with product MNRADKIGYGLSGALHVGVLFWVIAGGQWFFPKPNKPVVISQVAVMSEQDFNTMMASAPKDAPQPTPDPVAPTAPDTPSETAPPPETPAPEPQAKPEPEPQAMQQPDPAPDAQPDVSALQEPTPPAEVSDTPPEIVPPVEEPSPTVTPDISPAPKPKQAPRVAPTPAPEPPPEAKVDPQAQPQEAPKPAETPDQPVEKPKEATAPPEASTEIVTEANKTEDKPESSAPLASPRPSAKPKPPAPKETQTAAAPAEKKPAEKKPAEPKPAETKPAPSEPKKVDSASVNDALAAALGGEGTGGTGSAPTGPPITAGEKDALIVDIKQCWNTGALSSDALRTTVTLSVDMQPDGHPIISSIKLVGATGGTGNAVDQAFEAGRRAIVLCGSDGFPLPPEKYDRWKTITIDFNPEKMRMK from the coding sequence ATGAACCGTGCGGACAAGATCGGTTACGGCCTGTCGGGCGCGCTGCATGTGGGCGTGCTCTTCTGGGTCATTGCCGGGGGGCAGTGGTTCTTCCCGAAGCCGAACAAGCCGGTGGTGATCAGCCAGGTCGCGGTGATGTCCGAGCAGGACTTCAACACGATGATGGCCTCGGCCCCGAAGGACGCGCCGCAGCCGACGCCGGACCCGGTTGCGCCCACGGCGCCCGATACGCCCTCCGAGACGGCCCCGCCGCCCGAAACGCCCGCGCCCGAGCCGCAGGCCAAGCCCGAACCCGAGCCGCAGGCGATGCAGCAGCCCGATCCGGCCCCTGATGCGCAGCCCGACGTCTCGGCGCTGCAAGAGCCGACGCCGCCCGCCGAGGTGAGCGACACGCCGCCCGAAATCGTGCCGCCGGTCGAGGAACCCTCGCCGACGGTCACGCCCGATATCTCTCCCGCGCCGAAGCCGAAACAGGCGCCGCGCGTGGCCCCGACCCCTGCGCCCGAGCCGCCGCCCGAAGCGAAAGTCGACCCGCAGGCGCAGCCGCAAGAGGCCCCCAAACCCGCCGAGACGCCCGATCAGCCGGTCGAGAAGCCGAAGGAGGCGACCGCGCCGCCGGAAGCTTCGACGGAGATCGTGACCGAGGCGAACAAGACCGAGGACAAGCCGGAAAGCTCCGCGCCGCTGGCCTCGCCGCGTCCGAGCGCCAAGCCCAAACCGCCTGCGCCGAAAGAGACGCAGACGGCCGCCGCGCCCGCAGAGAAGAAGCCCGCCGAGAAGAAGCCCGCCGAGCCGAAACCGGCAGAAACCAAGCCCGCGCCGAGCGAGCCGAAGAAAGTCGACAGCGCTTCGGTGAACGATGCTCTGGCGGCAGCCTTGGGTGGCGAGGGCACGGGCGGCACCGGCTCCGCGCCGACGGGACCGCCGATCACCGCGGGCGAGAAAGACGCGCTGATCGTCGACATCAAGCAATGCTGGAATACCGGCGCGCTCAGCTCGGATGCTCTGCGCACCACAGTGACGCTGTCGGTCGACATGCAGCCCGACGGCCATCCGATCATCTCCTCGATCAAGCTGGTCGGGGCGACGGGCGGCACCGGCAACGCGGTCGATCAGGCCTTCGAGGCCGGGCGTCGCGCCATCGTTCTGTGCGGCTCGGACGGGTTCCCGCTGCCGCCGGAGAAATACGACCGCTGGAAAACGATCACCATCGACTTCAATCCCGAAAAAATGAGGATGAAATGA
- the tolR gene encoding protein TolR, producing the protein MGAGVAKRGSGGSRRRRSGRGRHAAMSEINVTPMVDVMLVLLVIFMVAAPMMTVGVPLELPKTAAKAVPTEQEVPLTVSIQADGKVSLMNSEVPQDQLIDRLKAIAAERNSDKVFLRADGKISYSQVVQVMGALNGAGFSNITLVTDTGGPQLTAPAGN; encoded by the coding sequence ATGGGCGCGGGTGTTGCAAAACGCGGATCGGGCGGATCGCGGCGCCGCAGGAGCGGGCGCGGGCGTCACGCCGCGATGAGCGAGATCAACGTCACGCCGATGGTCGACGTGATGCTGGTGCTGCTGGTGATCTTCATGGTCGCCGCACCGATGATGACGGTGGGCGTGCCGCTGGAACTGCCGAAGACGGCGGCCAAGGCCGTGCCGACCGAGCAGGAAGTGCCGCTGACGGTCTCGATCCAGGCGGACGGGAAGGTTTCGCTGATGAACTCGGAAGTGCCGCAGGATCAGCTGATCGACCGTCTCAAGGCGATCGCGGCAGAGCGCAACAGCGACAAGGTCTTCCTGCGCGCCGACGGCAAGATTTCCTATTCTCAGGTGGTGCAGGTGATGGGCGCGCTCAACGGCGCGGGGTTCTCGAACATCACGCTCGTCACCGATACCGGAGGGCCGCAATTGACGGCGCCTGCGGGGAACTGA
- the tolB gene encoding Tol-Pal system beta propeller repeat protein TolB, whose protein sequence is MMRFVLSLLAAVMLAPIAATAQDSEPLHIEITDGVIEPMPFAIAGFIPESPQAADMASQITQVISSDLTGTGLFREIPKSAYIQNVSSFDTPVKYSDWQAINAQALVVGSVGMQGGKVVVKFRLFDVFSGQQMGDGQQLAASPASWRRLAHKVSDVIYSRITGEGPYFDSRVVFVSESGPKDNRQKRLAVMDYDGANVTYLTDASTIVLAPRFSRDGTKVLYTTFETGFPRIKMLDVATASARLLPEVPGTMTFAPRFSPDGTKIVYSMEQNGNTDLWMMNISSGQTQRLTTSPAIETSPSFSPDGSRIVFESDRSGTQQLYIMPAGGGDATRISFGDGRYSTPVWSPRGDMIAFTKQNQGRFHIGVMRTDGSEERLLTSSFLDEGPTWSPNGRVIMFTRESPGAQGSASLYSVDISGRNLKKVSTPGAASDPAWSPLLP, encoded by the coding sequence ATGATGCGTTTCGTTCTCAGTTTGCTGGCGGCTGTGATGCTGGCACCCATCGCCGCAACCGCGCAGGATTCCGAACCGCTGCATATCGAGATCACCGATGGCGTGATCGAGCCGATGCCGTTCGCGATCGCGGGCTTCATCCCCGAAAGCCCGCAGGCCGCCGATATGGCGAGCCAGATCACGCAGGTGATCTCGAGCGATCTGACGGGCACGGGCCTGTTCCGCGAAATCCCGAAATCCGCCTATATCCAGAACGTGTCGAGCTTCGATACGCCGGTGAAATATTCCGACTGGCAGGCGATCAACGCGCAGGCGCTGGTCGTGGGCTCGGTCGGGATGCAGGGCGGCAAGGTGGTTGTGAAGTTCCGCCTCTTCGACGTGTTCTCCGGCCAGCAGATGGGCGACGGGCAGCAGCTCGCGGCCTCGCCGGCCAGCTGGCGGCGTCTGGCGCATAAGGTCTCGGACGTGATCTATTCGCGCATCACGGGCGAGGGGCCCTATTTCGACAGCCGTGTGGTCTTCGTCTCGGAAAGCGGGCCGAAGGACAACCGCCAGAAACGGCTCGCCGTGATGGATTACGACGGCGCGAACGTGACCTATCTCACCGATGCCTCGACCATCGTGCTCGCGCCGCGCTTCTCGCGTGACGGCACCAAGGTCCTTTACACCACTTTCGAGACCGGTTTCCCGCGGATCAAGATGCTCGACGTGGCCACCGCCTCGGCGCGGCTTCTGCCGGAAGTGCCCGGCACGATGACCTTCGCGCCGCGCTTCTCGCCCGATGGCACGAAGATCGTCTATTCGATGGAGCAGAACGGCAATACCGATCTGTGGATGATGAATATCAGCTCGGGCCAGACCCAGCGCCTGACGACCTCGCCTGCGATCGAAACCTCGCCCAGCTTTTCGCCCGACGGTTCACGGATCGTGTTCGAATCCGACCGCTCGGGCACCCAGCAGCTCTACATCATGCCGGCGGGCGGCGGCGATGCGACGCGGATCAGCTTCGGCGACGGGCGCTATTCGACCCCCGTGTGGTCGCCGCGCGGCGACATGATCGCCTTCACCAAGCAGAACCAGGGCCGCTTCCATATCGGCGTGATGCGCACCGATGGCTCGGAAGAGCGTCTGCTGACCTCGTCCTTCCTCGACGAGGGCCCGACCTGGTCGCCCAATGGCCGCGTGATCATGTTCACCCGGGAGAGCCCCGGCGCCCAAGGGTCGGCCTCGCTCTATTCGGTCGATATCTCCGGGCGCAACCTGAAGAAAGTCTCCACGCCGGGCGCCGCATCGGACCCGGCCTGGTCGCCGCTTCTGCCATGA
- the ybgC gene encoding tol-pal system-associated acyl-CoA thioesterase has product MAHEFPIRVYYEDTDLAGIVYYANYLKFIERGRSEFVRALGVDQIALKADHGVVFAVRRVEADYLRPAKFDDELVITTDLVAETGARFVMEQTVQRDGEVLFTAQVTIVCLNEAGAAQRLPADIRRKLAPKLH; this is encoded by the coding sequence ATGGCGCATGAGTTTCCGATCCGGGTCTATTACGAGGACACCGATCTCGCGGGGATCGTCTATTACGCCAATTACCTGAAGTTCATCGAACGCGGGCGGTCCGAATTCGTCCGCGCGCTGGGCGTGGATCAGATCGCGCTGAAGGCCGATCACGGGGTGGTCTTCGCGGTGCGCCGGGTCGAGGCCGATTATCTGCGCCCCGCGAAATTCGACGACGAGCTGGTGATCACGACCGATCTGGTGGCCGAAACGGGCGCGCGTTTCGTGATGGAGCAGACCGTGCAGCGCGACGGCGAAGTGCTGTTCACCGCGCAGGTCACCATCGTCTGTCTCAACGAAGCGGGGGCGGCTCAGCGGCTTCCCGCCGATATTCGCCGGAAACTGGCCCCGAAACTGCATTGA
- the ileS gene encoding isoleucine--tRNA ligase translates to MSSDQTTETTAPDYRGTVFLPKTDFPMRAGLPMREPDWLARWEKIGVYDRLREKAAKDNRPSFVLHDGPPYANGHLHIGHALNKILKDFITRSQQMMGRDARYVPGWDCHGLPIEWKIEEQYRAKGLDKDNVDVVAFRRECRAFAENWVDIQREEFKRLGVYGNWADPYLTMNYHAEAVIAEEFMKFLMNGTLYQGSKPVMWSPVEKTALAEAEVEYHDHTSHTIWVRFKVRRGGNAAMPTEDAVEYDAADQALLADQLHEASVVIWTTTPWTIPQNRAVSFHPTIGYGLYRVDTLGEKSTAEEGELLLMADALAQSVMDQAKVESFTRVRDVTAAELEGLTLSHPYAGVDGANGEWDFDVPLLPGDHVTDEAGTGFVHTAPSHGDDDYQMGLKFGLPMTYNVEPDGTYRKDLPLFGGEAIVAADGKDGPANVSNIKQLAWAGALLAKGKIKHSYPHSWRSKAPLIYRNTPQWFAAIDHTLDDGMGTYGDTIRKRALTSIEELVTFTPEKGKNRLHSMIENRPDWVLSRQRAWGVPLTCFVKKGAKPTDEDFLLRNAEANARVIAAFETEGADAWYEDGFKAKVLEGLVNPDDYEQVFDVLDVWFDSGSTHAFVLRDRADGAEDGIADVYLEGTDQHRGWFHSSLLQACATKGRAPYRNVVTHGFTLDEKGMKMSKSLGNTIVPEEVIKQYGADILRLWVAQTDFTEDQRIGPEILKGVADSYRRLRNTLRFMLGNLDGFSDAERVDPAEMPELERWVLHRLAQLDVEVRKGYDAFDFQGVFQQLFNFCTVDLSAFYFDIRKDALYCDPEDGLRRRSARTVLDLLFHRLTTWLAPILVFTMEDVWLSRFPGDDASVHLQDIPETPEAWADASLAAKWDGIRRARRVVTAALEVQRSAKVIGASLEAAPVVHVEDADVLAALKSVPFEDLCITSDIALTADPAPQEAYRLPEVSGISVVFEKADGEKCERCWKILPDVGTHKHPGTCKRCDAALD, encoded by the coding sequence ATGAGTTCCGACCAGACCACCGAGACGACCGCCCCCGATTATCGCGGCACCGTCTTCCTGCCGAAAACCGACTTCCCGATGCGCGCGGGCCTGCCCATGCGCGAGCCCGACTGGCTGGCACGCTGGGAGAAGATCGGCGTCTACGACCGCCTGCGCGAGAAGGCCGCGAAGGACAACCGCCCGAGCTTCGTGCTCCATGACGGCCCTCCCTATGCGAACGGCCATCTCCATATCGGCCACGCGCTCAACAAGATCCTGAAGGATTTCATCACCCGCTCGCAGCAGATGATGGGCCGCGATGCGCGCTACGTGCCGGGCTGGGACTGTCACGGCCTTCCGATCGAGTGGAAGATCGAGGAGCAGTACCGCGCCAAGGGTCTCGACAAGGATAATGTTGACGTGGTGGCCTTCCGCCGCGAATGCCGCGCCTTCGCCGAGAACTGGGTCGACATCCAGCGCGAGGAATTCAAGCGTCTGGGCGTTTATGGCAACTGGGCCGATCCTTACCTGACGATGAACTACCATGCCGAGGCGGTGATCGCCGAGGAGTTCATGAAGTTCCTGATGAACGGCACGCTCTATCAGGGCTCCAAGCCCGTGATGTGGTCACCGGTCGAGAAGACCGCGCTGGCCGAGGCCGAGGTCGAGTATCACGACCACACCAGCCACACGATCTGGGTGCGCTTCAAGGTGCGCCGGGGCGGCAACGCGGCGATGCCGACCGAGGATGCGGTCGAGTATGACGCGGCCGATCAGGCGCTGCTGGCCGATCAGCTGCATGAAGCGAGCGTCGTGATCTGGACCACGACGCCGTGGACGATCCCGCAAAACCGCGCCGTCTCCTTCCACCCGACGATCGGCTACGGCCTCTACCGGGTCGATACGCTGGGCGAGAAATCGACCGCCGAGGAAGGCGAGCTGCTGCTGATGGCCGATGCGCTGGCGCAATCGGTGATGGATCAGGCGAAAGTCGAGAGCTTCACCCGCGTCCGCGACGTGACCGCGGCGGAGCTGGAAGGGCTGACCCTGTCGCACCCCTATGCCGGCGTCGACGGCGCGAATGGCGAATGGGATTTCGACGTGCCGCTCCTGCCGGGCGATCACGTCACCGACGAGGCGGGGACGGGCTTCGTGCACACCGCGCCGTCGCATGGTGACGACGACTATCAGATGGGCCTGAAGTTCGGCCTGCCGATGACCTACAACGTCGAACCCGACGGCACTTACCGCAAGGATCTGCCGCTATTCGGCGGCGAGGCGATCGTTGCGGCGGACGGCAAGGACGGCCCGGCGAACGTGTCGAACATCAAGCAGCTCGCTTGGGCCGGTGCGCTTCTCGCCAAGGGCAAGATCAAGCACTCCTACCCGCATAGCTGGCGCTCGAAAGCACCGCTGATCTATCGCAACACGCCGCAATGGTTCGCCGCGATCGACCACACGCTCGACGATGGCATGGGCACCTATGGCGATACGATCCGCAAGCGCGCGCTGACCTCGATCGAGGAACTGGTGACCTTCACGCCCGAGAAGGGCAAGAACCGCCTGCATTCGATGATCGAGAACCGTCCCGACTGGGTGCTGAGCCGTCAGCGCGCCTGGGGCGTGCCGCTGACCTGCTTCGTCAAGAAGGGCGCCAAGCCCACCGACGAGGACTTCCTGCTGCGCAATGCCGAAGCCAATGCGCGCGTCATCGCCGCCTTCGAGACCGAGGGCGCGGATGCGTGGTATGAGGACGGGTTCAAAGCGAAGGTTCTCGAAGGCCTGGTGAACCCCGACGATTACGAGCAGGTCTTCGACGTACTCGACGTGTGGTTCGACAGCGGGTCCACCCATGCCTTCGTGCTGCGCGACCGCGCGGACGGGGCCGAGGACGGCATCGCCGATGTTTACCTCGAAGGCACCGACCAGCACCGCGGCTGGTTCCACTCCTCGCTGCTGCAGGCCTGCGCCACGAAGGGCCGCGCGCCCTATCGCAACGTGGTGACGCACGGGTTCACGCTCGACGAGAAGGGCATGAAGATGTCCAAGTCGCTGGGCAACACGATCGTGCCCGAGGAAGTCATCAAGCAATATGGCGCGGATATCCTGCGCCTCTGGGTTGCGCAGACCGACTTCACCGAGGATCAACGCATCGGCCCGGAGATCCTGAAAGGCGTCGCGGACAGCTACCGCCGCCTGCGCAACACGCTGCGCTTCATGCTGGGCAATCTCGACGGGTTCTCCGACGCCGAGCGAGTCGATCCGGCGGAGATGCCGGAGCTGGAGCGCTGGGTGCTGCATCGTCTGGCGCAGCTCGATGTGGAGGTGCGCAAGGGCTATGATGCGTTCGACTTCCAGGGCGTGTTCCAGCAGCTGTTCAACTTCTGCACCGTGGACCTGTCGGCCTTCTATTTCGACATCCGCAAGGACGCGCTCTATTGCGACCCGGAAGACGGCCTGCGCCGCCGTTCGGCGCGTACGGTGCTCGATCTGCTGTTCCACCGCCTGACGACCTGGCTCGCGCCGATCCTCGTTTTCACGATGGAAGACGTGTGGCTGTCGCGCTTCCCGGGCGACGATGCCTCGGTGCACCTGCAGGACATCCCGGAGACGCCCGAAGCCTGGGCCGACGCGAGCCTTGCCGCGAAATGGGACGGCATCCGCCGCGCCCGCCGCGTGGTGACGGCGGCGCTGGAAGTGCAGCGCTCGGCCAAGGTGATCGGGGCCTCGCTCGAGGCAGCGCCTGTCGTGCATGTCGAGGATGCGGACGTTCTGGCGGCGCTGAAATCGGTGCCCTTCGAGGATCTCTGCATCACCTCGGATATCGCTCTGACCGCCGATCCGGCTCCGCAGGAAGCGTACCGCCTACCCGAAGTCTCGGGCATCTCGGTGGTCTTCGAGAAGGCGGATGGCGAGAAATGCGAACGCTGCTGGAAGATCCTGCCCGATGTCGGCACGCATAAGCATCCCGGCACCTGCAAACGGTGCGATGCGGCGCTGGACTGA
- the ybgF gene encoding tol-pal system protein YbgF translates to MLRALLLGAAVLAAAPALAQDANRAQTLADIKTELGQLQTEIDSLRQELKSSGQAGLQKAGGDSALQRMDSMELSLSHMTDRVEELENKINRVVADGTKRIGDLNFRVCEMEENCDISKLGMAKPLGGDAPTNAPSVTGPAPDSTPGPDLAINEKSDFEAGKKAYEDGDYASAADLLTTFRQTYPGSPLTSDAMYYRGLALQKQGDEAGAARAWLDGFSADPKGSRAADNLLSLGKALGQLGQQSEACTTLGQVSARFPGSSAAGEAQSAQQSLGCQ, encoded by the coding sequence ATGCTGAGAGCTTTGCTTCTCGGCGCGGCTGTTCTGGCAGCCGCGCCCGCGCTGGCTCAGGACGCGAACCGCGCCCAGACGCTGGCGGATATCAAGACCGAACTGGGTCAGCTTCAGACCGAGATCGACAGCCTGCGTCAGGAGCTGAAATCCTCTGGCCAGGCTGGGCTGCAGAAAGCGGGCGGCGATTCCGCTCTGCAGCGCATGGACTCGATGGAGCTGTCGCTGTCGCATATGACCGACCGCGTCGAAGAGCTGGAAAACAAGATCAACCGCGTCGTCGCCGATGGCACGAAGCGGATCGGCGATCTGAATTTCCGGGTCTGCGAGATGGAAGAGAACTGCGACATTTCGAAGCTGGGCATGGCCAAGCCGCTGGGAGGCGACGCGCCGACCAATGCGCCCTCGGTTACCGGCCCTGCGCCGGATTCCACGCCCGGCCCCGATCTCGCGATCAACGAGAAATCGGATTTCGAAGCGGGCAAGAAAGCCTATGAGGATGGCGATTACGCCTCGGCGGCCGATCTTCTCACGACCTTCCGGCAGACCTATCCCGGCTCCCCGCTGACCAGCGACGCGATGTATTATCGCGGTCTCGCGCTGCAAAAGCAGGGCGACGAGGCGGGCGCTGCACGCGCGTGGCTCGACGGGTTCTCGGCCGATCCGAAAGGGTCGCGGGCAGCGGACAACCTGCTGTCGCTCGGCAAGGCGCTGGGGCAGCTTGGCCAGCAGAGCGAGGCCTGCACCACGCTGGGTCAGGTGAGCGCACGCTTCCCGGGTTCGTCGGCGGCGGGCGAGGCGCAGAGCGCGCAGCAATCGCTGGGATGCCAGTGA
- the tilS gene encoding tRNA lysidine(34) synthetase TilS, whose translation MTLDEIARHGFDPDAPRRVEVAVSGGSDSMATLVLLAAHFEVAAVTVDHGLRPEAAEEAAFVGRFCADRGIAHAVLRWDGASAEGNLMDAARRARLRLIGAWARENGIAHVALGHTANDQAETFLMRLAREAGLEGLSGMRPRFEAEGVTWHRPFLGQTRESLRDHLRAEGITWIDDPSNANDRFDRVKARQALGALAPLGIDAQAIAGVTENLSAANAALHRLLMAEVARHVSEQSGDLLIDAAGFAAMDPELQRRLIVAALRWVSGADYAPRAAKVQGLLSEIAQPGDRTLHGCRITSGKDAIRITREAQAVADLRVAVEAGAALWDRWQVTGPAVDVAEVAVLGEAGLRQCPHWRDTGLPRASLAASPAIWRGETLVAAPIAGFGTGWQAWISRDAFATWLIRR comes from the coding sequence GTGACGCTGGACGAAATCGCAAGACACGGTTTTGACCCCGATGCGCCCCGACGCGTCGAGGTTGCCGTTTCCGGGGGCTCGGATTCGATGGCGACGCTGGTGCTGCTGGCTGCGCATTTCGAGGTCGCTGCGGTGACGGTGGATCACGGGCTGCGCCCCGAGGCCGCCGAGGAAGCTGCCTTTGTCGGGCGTTTCTGCGCGGATCGCGGCATTGCGCATGCCGTCCTGCGCTGGGACGGAGCCAGCGCCGAAGGCAACCTGATGGATGCCGCGCGCCGGGCTCGGTTGCGGCTGATCGGCGCTTGGGCGCGCGAAAACGGGATTGCCCATGTCGCGCTGGGGCATACCGCCAACGATCAGGCCGAGACCTTCCTGATGCGGCTCGCCCGCGAGGCGGGGCTTGAAGGGCTGTCGGGTATGCGCCCGCGGTTCGAGGCCGAAGGCGTGACATGGCATCGTCCGTTTCTCGGCCAGACGCGCGAGTCGTTGCGCGACCATCTGCGCGCGGAAGGCATCACGTGGATCGACGACCCCTCCAACGCGAATGACCGCTTCGACCGGGTCAAGGCGCGTCAGGCGCTCGGGGCGCTTGCGCCTTTGGGCATCGATGCGCAGGCGATCGCCGGGGTGACGGAGAACCTCTCGGCGGCGAATGCGGCGCTGCACCGGTTGCTGATGGCGGAGGTCGCACGCCACGTCTCCGAGCAGTCAGGCGATCTGCTGATCGATGCGGCGGGCTTCGCCGCGATGGACCCGGAATTGCAGCGCCGTCTGATCGTGGCGGCGCTGCGCTGGGTCTCCGGGGCGGATTATGCGCCGCGCGCCGCCAAGGTGCAGGGCTTGCTGTCTGAGATCGCGCAACCCGGCGATCGCACCCTGCATGGCTGTCGGATCACATCCGGCAAAGACGCGATCCGCATCACCCGCGAGGCGCAGGCTGTGGCCGACCTGCGCGTGGCTGTCGAAGCTGGCGCCGCGCTTTGGGACCGCTGGCAGGTCACCGGACCCGCAGTGGACGTCGCGGAAGTCGCGGTGCTGGGGGAGGCGGGATTGCGCCAATGTCCCCACTGGCGCGACACCGGCCTTCCGCGTGCCTCGCTTGCCGCAAGCCCCGCCATTTGGCGCGGCGAGACGCTTGTCGCGGCGCCGATCGCGGGCTTTGGCACGGGCTGGCAGGCGTGGATTTCCCGCGACGCATTCGCCACTTGGCTAATTCGACGTTGA
- the tolQ gene encoding protein TolQ, with product MDHSSLAMAQEIDFSLLALFLRASLTVKLVMIILVVASFWSWAIIIRKFIAYRAARSEAEAFDRAFWSGEPLDELFDQIGPAPDGASQKIFAAGMLEWRRSHRQDGALITGAQARIERSMDVAIQKATENLNYGLTFLATVGSISPFVGLFGTVWGIKVAFEEIAISQNTSLAVVAPGISEALVATALGLLAAIPAVIFYNKLSSDADRIAGNYEAFADEFSTILSRQLDS from the coding sequence ATGGACCATTCTTCGCTTGCGATGGCGCAGGAGATCGATTTCTCCCTGCTGGCGCTCTTTCTGCGCGCATCGCTGACCGTCAAACTCGTGATGATCATCCTCGTCGTGGCCAGCTTCTGGTCCTGGGCGATCATCATCCGCAAATTCATTGCCTATCGCGCGGCGCGCTCCGAGGCGGAAGCCTTCGACCGGGCCTTCTGGTCGGGTGAGCCGCTCGACGAGCTGTTCGACCAGATCGGCCCTGCGCCTGATGGCGCGAGCCAGAAGATCTTCGCCGCCGGCATGCTGGAATGGCGTCGGTCGCACCGTCAGGACGGCGCGCTGATCACCGGCGCGCAGGCGCGGATCGAACGCTCGATGGATGTCGCGATCCAGAAAGCCACCGAGAACCTCAATTACGGGCTGACCTTCCTTGCGACCGTGGGCTCGATCTCGCCCTTCGTGGGCCTGTTCGGCACGGTCTGGGGGATCAAGGTCGCCTTCGAGGAGATCGCGATCTCGCAGAACACCTCGCTCGCCGTCGTGGCGCCCGGCATCTCGGAAGCGCTCGTCGCGACCGCGCTGGGCCTGCTCGCGGCGATCCCGGCGGTGATCTTCTACAACAAGCTGTCGTCCGATGCCGATCGCATCGCGGGCAACTACGAGGCCTTCGCGGACGAGTTCTCGACCATCCTGTCGCGCCAGTTGGATAGCTGA